The Leptodactylus fuscus isolate aLepFus1 unplaced genomic scaffold, aLepFus1.hap2 HAP2_SCAFFOLD_112, whole genome shotgun sequence genome window below encodes:
- the ZBTB21 gene encoding zinc finger and BTB domain-containing protein 21 → MDGLLHYINPAHAISLLSALNEERLKGQLCDVLLIVGDQKFRAHKNVLAASSEYFHSLFMDKNNETQNVFQLDFCEADAFDNVLNYIYSSSLFAEKGSLAAVQELGYSLGISFLTNILSKTPQAPFSSCKKPGYHEEDDGGTPQRSVIVCQNKETPSRDTGSLHHDKSQASRPSSSTGRARHHMRASDSLSGFLASERRWHGASNSGEQSGWSKRKSFPHQNICDEDDDGSEDHPSPSGISRVTVSEMFKKKAAASSLGSTESPFSVSQTEMESPQIKEEEEDMTYYQGASAPPAITPAPRIDRSGPLVKSLLRRSLSMDSPVPVYSQAADFHSTQETTSLKGSLKEEVPSGMSRRHILKGIVDKNREKTADLVRTVGTYSMASDDKDLRIKTEPSSPAPEPSEILQVTVGDQAQNRTVSPEVETPITRVNKRKLQGDRRFFPRKIRMKESSPEPDRNTDEDAGAADHFSDSDDSHEMSIALPEMHHDKKFKCKHCLKIFRSTAGLNRHMNMYHNPEKPYSCDICFKRFHTNFKVWTHCQTQHGIVKNPSPASSTQAVLDEKFQRKLIDIVREREIKKALIYKLRRGKTGFAGSASSQAQVLKRSLRSRTKSAYTCNYCGKSYRFLSQFKQHCKMHPGEKTPYGSKHLRPKAPSPPKSPDDSKEVFRCRYCNLKLSSFIEQGNHERMCRNATLCPYCSLRFTTPELKNEHDPKCEYKKLTCLECMRTFKSSFSIWRHQVEVHNQNTMAPTENFSLPMLDHNGDMNSAPRLQTLPEPSKGNSFITSKDDGEYSDSSEHMNFDSEDSTCLPEDLSVTKQFDVKIKEEPTDDMEDSSEALYGHKEDVPPAEHGVWSCEKCGKMFTVHKQLERHQELLCSVKPFICHVCNKAFRTNFRLWSHFQSHMAQGDESFKEPEGGPPVSSPSPPPPPPPPPPPPPPPPPPTLPPPPPLKMQPIEPERRKAVPEKASSTEKMFAPQESDTLFYHAPPLSAITFKRQFMCKLCHRTFKTAFSLWSHEQTHN, encoded by the coding sequence ATGGACGGACTTCTACATTATATCAATCCCGCTCACGCCATCTCTTTGCTGAGCGCTTTAAATGAAGAGCGTCTGAAGGGTCAACTCTGTGATGTCCTTCTCATCGTCGGGGACCAGAAATTTCGAGCACATAAAAATGTCCTGGCTGCGAGCAGCGAATATTTCCATTCCCTCTTCATGGATAAAAACAATGAAACTCAAAATGTCTTTCAGCTGGACTTCTGTGAAGCAGACGCCTTTGACAATGTCTTGAACTACATTTACTCTTCCTCATTGTTTGCCGAGAAGGGAAGTCTCGCCGCTGTGCAAGAACTGGGCTACAGCCTGGGCATCAGCTTTCTGACAAACATTCTTTCCAAAACTCCTCAAGCTCCATTTTCTTCATGCAAGAAGCCAGGATACCACGAAGAAGATGACGGTGGAACACCACAAAGGAGTGTCATAGTGTGCCAAAacaaagagacaccgagcagagACACGGGAAGTCTACACCATGACAAAAGCCAGGCGTCAAGGCCGTCGTCTTCTACAGGAAGAGCCAGACATCACATGAGAGCTTCAGATTCACTTTCTGGCTTTTTGGCTTCTGAACGCAGGTGGCACGGGGCTTCGAACTCAGGTGAGCAAAGTGGTTGGTCGAAAAGAAAATCCTTTCCGCATCAAAATATATGTGACGAAGATGACGATGGAAGCGAAGACCACCCCTCCCCTTCTGGCATTTCAAGGGTAACTGTATCAGAGATGTTTAAGAAGAAAGCAGCAGCGTCGTCTCTCGGTTCGACAGAGTCTCCTTTTTCAGTATCACAGACAGAAATGGAAAGTCCACAGAttaaagaggaagaagaagacatgacTTATTATCAAGGtgcttcagctcctcctgctatCACGCCAGCCCCACGTATTGACCGCAGTGGCCCGCTTGTTAAAAGCCTTCTAAGAAGATCTCTCTCCATGGATAGCCCGGTTCCTGTTTACTCACAAGCTGCTGATTTTCATTCCACTCAAGAAACTACCTCTCTTAAAGGGAGCTTGAAAGAGGAGGTGCCCAGTGGAATGTCTCGTCGGCACATATTAAAAGGAATCGTagacaaaaacagagaaaaaactgCAGATCTTGTTAGAACCGTTGGAACCTACTCGATGGCTTCTGATGACAAGGATCTCCGCATAAAGACTGAGCCTAGTAGCCCTGCTCCAGAACCTTCCGAGATACTTCAGGTAACAGTGGGGGATCAAGCACAAAACAGGACTGTCAGTCCAGAAGTGGAGACTCCAATAACTCGGGTCAATAAAAGAAAGTTACAAGGTGATAGAAGATTCTTTCCTAGAAAAATCCGAATGAAAGAAAGTTCTCCAGAGCCAGATCGTAACACGGACGAAGATGCCGGAGCCGCAGATCATTTTTCAGATTCTGACGACAGCCACGAAATGAGCATCGCGTTACCCGAAATGCACCATGATAAAAAATTCAAATGCAAACATTGCCTTAAGATTTTTCGCTCTACCGCCGGTCTTAATCGGCACATGAACATGTACCACAATCCTGAGAAACCTTACTCTTGTGACATTTGCTTCAAAAGGTTCCACACGAACTTTAAAGTGTGGACGCATTGTCAGACGCAACACGGCATCGTGAAGAACCCATCGCCCGCCTCCAGCACACAAGCCGTTCTAGATGAAAAATTCCAAAGAAAATTAATAGACATTGTGAGAGAAAGGGAAATCAAGAAGGCGCTTATCTATAAACTGAGAAGAGGCAAAACGGGCTTTGCTGGATCTGCGAGTAGCCAAGCACAGGTCCTGAAACGAAGCCTCCGATCGAGAACCAAATCGGCTTATACCTGCAACTACTGCGGGAAGTCTTATCGCTTCTTATCTCAGTTTAAGCAACACTGCAAAATGCATCCAGGGGAGAAGACTCCGTACGGCAGCAAACACCTTAGGCCCAAAGCGCCATCACCTCCAAAGAGTCCCGATGACAGTAAGGAGGTATTCCGATGTAGGTACTGCAACTTAAAGCTGTCTTCGTTTATCGAACAGGGAAACCACGAGAGGATGTGCCGAAACGCGACTCTGTGCCCATACTGTAGCCTTCGATTTACTACTCCAGAACTGAAAAACGAACATGACCCAAAGTGCGAATATAAGAAGCTGACATGTCTGGAGTGTATGAGAACATTCAAGTCATCTTTCAGTATTTGGCGGCATCAAGTCGAAGTACACAACCAAAACACCATGGCCCCAACAGAAAACTTCTCCTTACCAATGCTTGACCACAACGGGGACATGAACAGTGCACCAAGGCTACAGACGTTACCTGAACCTAGCAAAGGGAATAGCTTTATTACATCAAAAGATGACGGGGAATACAGTGACTCCTCAGAACATATGAACTTTGACTCGGAGGACTCGACCTGTCTCCCTGAGGATCTTAGTGTCACCAAGCAATTCGATGTCAAAATCAAGGAGGAACCTACAGATGACATGGAAGACAGCTCCGAAGCTCTCTATGGCCACAAAGAAGACGTGCCCCCTGCTGAACATGGCGTCTGGTCATGCGAAAAATGTGGCAAAATGTTTACAGTTCACAAGCAACTAGAGCGTCATCAGGAGCTGTTGTGTTCCGTCAAGCCTTTCATTTGCCATGTCTGCAACAAAGCTTTCCGAACGAATTTTCGCCTTTGGAGTCACTTTCAGTCACACATGGCACAGGGGGACGAATCATTCAAAGAACCAGAAGGGGGTCCTCCCGTGAGCTCCCCATCAccccctcctccaccaccacctccacctcctcctcctccaccaccaccacccccaacgcttccacctcctcctccacttAAAATGCAACCCATCGAACCCGAAAGACGGAAAGCCGTTCCGGAGAAAGCAAGTTCGACAGAGAAAATGTTTGCTCCCCAGGAATCGGACACTCTTTTCTATCATGCTCCACCGCTGTCGGCCATTACCTTTAAGCGACAGTTCATGTGTAAACTGTGTCACAGGACCTTTAAAACCGCCTTCAGTTTATGGAGTCATGAGCAGACACACAACTGA